The following proteins are co-located in the Paroedura picta isolate Pp20150507F chromosome 18, Ppicta_v3.0, whole genome shotgun sequence genome:
- the SEMA6D gene encoding semaphorin-6D isoform X7: protein MRLLLLSACAVLLAISRGDAVSFPEDEDPINVVDYHYSRQYPVFRGHPSANESQHRLDFQLMLKIRDTLYIAGRDQVYTVNLNDLPKGEVVPSKKLTWRSKQQDRENCAMKGKHKDECHNFIKVFVPRNDEMVFVCGTNAFNPMCRYYRLNTLEYDGEEISGLARCPFDARQTNVALFADGKLYSATVADFLASDAVIYRSMGDGSALRTIKYDSKWIKEPHFLHAIEYGNFVYFFFREIAVEHNNLGKAVYSRVARICKNDMGGSQRVLEKHWTSFLKARLNCSVPGDSFFYFDVLQSITDIIDINGEPTVVGVFTTQLNSIPGSAVCAFSMDDIEKVFKGRFKEQKTPDSVWTAVPEEKVPRPRPGCCAKHGLAEAYKTSIDFPDETLSFIKSHPLMDSAVPSVIEEPWFTKTRVRYRLTAIAVDRSAGPYQNYTVVFVGSEAGVVLKILAKTRPFSLNDSVLLEEIDAYNHAKCHGDSEDDQRVLFLQLDKDHHALFVAFSSCVVRIPLSRCERHGSCKKSCIASRDPYCGWLSHGTCGRVKSSMLLSLFVSYNHSAGGYEQDVEYGNTAHLGDCHGVRWEVQSGESNQMVHMNVLITCVFAAFLLGAFIAGVAVYCYRDIFVRKSRKIHKDAESAQSCTDSSGSFAKLNGLFDSPVKEYQQNIDSPKLYSNLLTSRKELPPTADTKSMMMVDHRGQPPELAALPTPESTPVLQQKTLQSMKSQLDKAQNNLSASRKEAPLKSPQFFPSSPPPHSPLSHGHIPSAIVLPNATHDYNMSFSNSNAHKADKKMQNVDHPHAKSSSKRDHRRSVDSRNTLNDFLKHLSETPNNPKAIMGDLQVSHQTLMLDPMGNMSEIPPKVPNREASLYSPPSTLPRNSPTKRVDVPTTPAAPMASLERQRGYHKSSSQRHSISALPKNLNSPNGVLLSRQPSVNRGGYMPPAAGTKMDYMQGTPVSVHLQPSLSRQSSYTSNGTLPRTGVKRTPSLKPDVPPKPSFVPQTPSVRPLNKYSY from the exons ATGAGGCTCCTGCTGCTCTCGGCTTGCGCGGTGCTGCTGGCCATCTCCCGAGGTGACGCCGTGAGCTTCCCAGAAGATGAGGACCCCATTAATGTTGTCGACTACCACT ATTCGAGGCAGTACCCAGTGTTTAGAGGACACCCGTCAGCCAACGAATCCCAACACAGACTGGACTTTCAACTCATGTTGAAAATTCGAGACACGCTCTACATTGCTGGCAG GGATCAAGTTTACACGGTAAACCTCAACGATCTTCCAAAGGGAGAAGTTGTTCCGAGCAAG AAACTAACATGGCGGTCGAAGCAACAAGACAGAGAGAACTGCGCCATGAAGGGCAAGCACAAA GACGAATGCCATAATTTTATTAAAGTCTTTGTTCCCAGGAATGACGAGATGGTGTTTGTCTGCGGAACAAATGCTTTTAACCCCATGTGCCGTTACTATAGG TTGAATACGTTAGAGTACGACGGTGAAGAAATCAGCGGCTTGGCAAGATGCCCGTTTGACGCCAGGCAAACCAACGTTGCCCTCTTTGCTG ATGGCAAACTGTATTCTGCCACAGTGGCGGATTTCCTAGCAAGCGATGCTGTCATTTACCGAAGCATGGGGGACGGGTCGGCGCTAAGGACGATAAAATACGACTCCAAGTGGATAAAAG AGCCCCACTTCCTCCACGCCATCGAATACGGGAAttttgtgtatttcttcttccgAGAGATCGCGGTGGAGCATAATAACCTGGGCAAG GCAGTGTATTCCCGTGTGGCCCGCATTTGCAAAAACGACATGGGGGGCTCGCAGCGGGTGCTGGAGAAACACTGGACCTCGTTCCTGAAGGCTCGGCTCAACTGCTCCGTGCCGGGGGACTCGTTCTTCTACTTCGACGTGCTGCAGTCCATCACGGACATCATCGACATCAACGGAGAGCCCACGGTCGTCGGCGTCTTCACCACGCAGCTGAATAG TATCCCCGGCTCGGCCGTGTGCGCTTTTAGCATGGACGACATTGAAAAAGTATTCAAAGGGAGGTTCAAAGAACAAAAGACGCCGGATTCTGTTTGGACAGCTGTGCCTGAAGAAAAAGTGCCAAGGCCAAG ACCTGGTTGCTGTGCAAAACACGGCCTCGCAGAAGCTTACAAAACCTCCATTGATTTCCCAGATGAAACCCTCTCTTTCATCAAATCCCACCCTCTGATGGATTCCGCCGTTCCGTCCGTCATCGAAGAGCCCTGGTTTACAAAGACGAGGGTCAG GTATCGGCTGACTGCCATCGCCGTGGACCGCTCCGCCGGCCCATACCAAAACTACACAGTCGTATTCGTTGGCTCCGAAGCAGGAGTGGTGCTTAAGATCTTGGCAAAGACCCGGCCTTTCTCGTTGAATGACAGCGTCTTACTGGAAGAGATTGATGCTTACAACCATGCAAA GTGCCACGGAGACAGCGAGGACGACCAGAGGGTCCTTTTCCTACAGCTGGACAAAGACCACCACGCTTTGTTTGTCGCCTTCTCCAGCTGCGTCGTGCGGATCCCCCTCAGCCGCTGTGAGCGTCACGGGTCGTGTAAAAA GTCTTGCATCGCCTCCCGAGACCCCTACTGCGGCTGGCTGAGCCACGGGACCTGTGGCAGGGTGAAATCGAGCATGCT GTTATCTTTGTTTGTTTCATACAACCACAGCGCTGGAGGGTATGAACAAGATGTCGAGTACGGCAACACGGCCCATCTCGGGGACTGCCACG GTGTAAGATGGGAAGTGCAGTCGGGCGAGTCCAACCAAATGGTGCACATGAATGTCCTAATTACTTGTGTCTTTGCTGCGTTTCTGCTGGGAGCCTTTATTGCAGGAGTGGCCGTCTACTGTTACCGGGATATATTTGTGAGGAAATCCAGAAAGATCCACAAAGACGCAGAATCGGCTCAGTCTTGCACGGACTCGAGCGGCAGCTTTGCCAAATTGAACGGGCTCTTCGACAGCCCGGTGAAGGAGTATCAGCAGAACATCGATTCGCCCAAGCTCTATTCAAATCTGTTAACGAGCCGAAAAGAGCTGCCGCCAACGGCTGACACCAAGTCGATGATGATGGTGGATCATAGAGGCCAGCCTCCAGAACTGGCGGCTCTTCCGACCCCGGAATCCACACCGGTGCTGCAGCAAAAGACCTTGCAGTCCATGAAAAGTCAGTTGGACAAAGCCCAAAACAACCTCAGTGCTTCTAGAAAAGAAGCCCCCCTGAAGAGCCCTCAGTTTTTCCCGTCCAGCCCTCCACCCCATTCTCCTTTAAGTCATGGGCATATCCCCAGCGCCATCGTCCTCCCGAACGCCACCCACGATTACAATATGTCCTTCTCAAATTCGAACGCGCACAAAGCAGACAAAAAGATGCAGAACGTGGACCACCCGCATGCAAAGTCGTCGAGCAAAAGAGACCACAGAAGGTCTGTCGACTCTAGGAACACCTTGAACGATTTCCTGAAACATTTGAGCGAAACGCCGAATAATCCCAAAGCCatcatgggagacctccaagtgaGTCACCAGACTTTGATGCTGGATCCAATGGGGAATATGTCCGAGATTCCTCCTAAAGTCCCTAACCGAGAAGCGTCGTTGTATTCTCCCCCATCCACCCTCCCGCGAAACAGCCCGACAAAACGGGTGGATGTCCCCACCACGCCTGCTGCGCCAATGGCCTCTTTAGAACGACAGAGGGGCTACCACAAAAGTTCGTCGCAGAGGCATTCTATATCAGCCCTTCCTAAAAACTTAAACTCGCCCAATGGCGTGCTGCTATCCAGGCAGCCTAGTGTTAATCGTGGAGGATACATGCCTCCTGCTGCGGGAACAAAGATGGACTACATGCAAGGGACGCCGGTGAGCGTGCACCTACAGCCTTCCTTATCCAGGCAAAGCAGTTACACAAGCAATGGGACACTTCCTCGGACAGGAGTAAAGAGGACGCCCTCGCTAAAGCCTGACGTGCCACCCAAACCCTCATTTGTTCCCCAGACACCTTCAGTCAGACCACTGAACAAGTACAGCTACTAA
- the SEMA6D gene encoding semaphorin-6D isoform X3, with product MRLLLLSACAVLLAISRGDAVSFPEDEDPINVVDYHYSRQYPVFRGHPSANESQHRLDFQLMLKIRDTLYIAGRDQVYTVNLNDLPKGEVVPSKKLTWRSKQQDRENCAMKGKHKDECHNFIKVFVPRNDEMVFVCGTNAFNPMCRYYRLNTLEYDGEEISGLARCPFDARQTNVALFADGKLYSATVADFLASDAVIYRSMGDGSALRTIKYDSKWIKEPHFLHAIEYGNFVYFFFREIAVEHNNLGKAVYSRVARICKNDMGGSQRVLEKHWTSFLKARLNCSVPGDSFFYFDVLQSITDIIDINGEPTVVGVFTTQLNSIPGSAVCAFSMDDIEKVFKGRFKEQKTPDSVWTAVPEEKVPRPRPGCCAKHGLAEAYKTSIDFPDETLSFIKSHPLMDSAVPSVIEEPWFTKTRVRYRLTAIAVDRSAGPYQNYTVVFVGSEAGVVLKILAKTRPFSLNDSVLLEEIDAYNHAKCHGDSEDDQRVLFLQLDKDHHALFVAFSSCVVRIPLSRCERHGSCKKSCIASRDPYCGWLSHGTCGRVKSSMLLSLFVSYNHSAGGYEQDVEYGNTAHLGDCHDMAFSSASLTTVGSTPVFSPKVMGSWKPKETGSRKYVAQDDPNPSDYSDPLSGVPKGVRWEVQSGESNQMVHMNVLITCVFAAFLLGAFIAGVAVYCYRDIFVRKSRKIHKDAESAQSCTDSSGSFAKLNGLFDSPVKEYQQNIDSPKLYSNLLTSRKELPPTADTKSMMMVDHRGQPPELAALPTPESTPVLQQKTLQSMKSQLDKAQNNLSASRKEAPLKSPQFFPSSPPPHSPLSHGHIPSAIVLPNATHDYNMSFSNSNAHKADKKMQNVDHPHAKSSSKRDHRRSVDSRNTLNDFLKHLSETPNNPKAIMGDLQVSHQTLMLDPMGNMSEIPPKVPNREASLYSPPSTLPRNSPTKRVDVPTTPAAPMASLERQRGYHKSSSQRHSISALPKNLNSPNGVLLSRQPSVNRGGYMPPAAGTKMDYMQGTPVSVHLQPSLSRQSSYTSNGTLPRTGVKRTPSLKPDVPPKPSFVPQTPSVRPLNKYSY from the exons ATGAGGCTCCTGCTGCTCTCGGCTTGCGCGGTGCTGCTGGCCATCTCCCGAGGTGACGCCGTGAGCTTCCCAGAAGATGAGGACCCCATTAATGTTGTCGACTACCACT ATTCGAGGCAGTACCCAGTGTTTAGAGGACACCCGTCAGCCAACGAATCCCAACACAGACTGGACTTTCAACTCATGTTGAAAATTCGAGACACGCTCTACATTGCTGGCAG GGATCAAGTTTACACGGTAAACCTCAACGATCTTCCAAAGGGAGAAGTTGTTCCGAGCAAG AAACTAACATGGCGGTCGAAGCAACAAGACAGAGAGAACTGCGCCATGAAGGGCAAGCACAAA GACGAATGCCATAATTTTATTAAAGTCTTTGTTCCCAGGAATGACGAGATGGTGTTTGTCTGCGGAACAAATGCTTTTAACCCCATGTGCCGTTACTATAGG TTGAATACGTTAGAGTACGACGGTGAAGAAATCAGCGGCTTGGCAAGATGCCCGTTTGACGCCAGGCAAACCAACGTTGCCCTCTTTGCTG ATGGCAAACTGTATTCTGCCACAGTGGCGGATTTCCTAGCAAGCGATGCTGTCATTTACCGAAGCATGGGGGACGGGTCGGCGCTAAGGACGATAAAATACGACTCCAAGTGGATAAAAG AGCCCCACTTCCTCCACGCCATCGAATACGGGAAttttgtgtatttcttcttccgAGAGATCGCGGTGGAGCATAATAACCTGGGCAAG GCAGTGTATTCCCGTGTGGCCCGCATTTGCAAAAACGACATGGGGGGCTCGCAGCGGGTGCTGGAGAAACACTGGACCTCGTTCCTGAAGGCTCGGCTCAACTGCTCCGTGCCGGGGGACTCGTTCTTCTACTTCGACGTGCTGCAGTCCATCACGGACATCATCGACATCAACGGAGAGCCCACGGTCGTCGGCGTCTTCACCACGCAGCTGAATAG TATCCCCGGCTCGGCCGTGTGCGCTTTTAGCATGGACGACATTGAAAAAGTATTCAAAGGGAGGTTCAAAGAACAAAAGACGCCGGATTCTGTTTGGACAGCTGTGCCTGAAGAAAAAGTGCCAAGGCCAAG ACCTGGTTGCTGTGCAAAACACGGCCTCGCAGAAGCTTACAAAACCTCCATTGATTTCCCAGATGAAACCCTCTCTTTCATCAAATCCCACCCTCTGATGGATTCCGCCGTTCCGTCCGTCATCGAAGAGCCCTGGTTTACAAAGACGAGGGTCAG GTATCGGCTGACTGCCATCGCCGTGGACCGCTCCGCCGGCCCATACCAAAACTACACAGTCGTATTCGTTGGCTCCGAAGCAGGAGTGGTGCTTAAGATCTTGGCAAAGACCCGGCCTTTCTCGTTGAATGACAGCGTCTTACTGGAAGAGATTGATGCTTACAACCATGCAAA GTGCCACGGAGACAGCGAGGACGACCAGAGGGTCCTTTTCCTACAGCTGGACAAAGACCACCACGCTTTGTTTGTCGCCTTCTCCAGCTGCGTCGTGCGGATCCCCCTCAGCCGCTGTGAGCGTCACGGGTCGTGTAAAAA GTCTTGCATCGCCTCCCGAGACCCCTACTGCGGCTGGCTGAGCCACGGGACCTGTGGCAGGGTGAAATCGAGCATGCT GTTATCTTTGTTTGTTTCATACAACCACAGCGCTGGAGGGTATGAACAAGATGTCGAGTACGGCAACACGGCCCATCTCGGGGACTGCCACG ACATGGCGTTCTCCTCAGCCTCTCTTACCACAGTGGGAAGCACCCCCGTTTTCTCACCTAAAGTGATGGGTTCCTGGAAACCTAAAGAGACTGGCTCTCGGAAATATGTAGCTCAAGATGACCCCAATCCTTCTGATTACTCTGATCCATTATCAGGTGTCCCAAAGG GTGTAAGATGGGAAGTGCAGTCGGGCGAGTCCAACCAAATGGTGCACATGAATGTCCTAATTACTTGTGTCTTTGCTGCGTTTCTGCTGGGAGCCTTTATTGCAGGAGTGGCCGTCTACTGTTACCGGGATATATTTGTGAGGAAATCCAGAAAGATCCACAAAGACGCAGAATCGGCTCAGTCTTGCACGGACTCGAGCGGCAGCTTTGCCAAATTGAACGGGCTCTTCGACAGCCCGGTGAAGGAGTATCAGCAGAACATCGATTCGCCCAAGCTCTATTCAAATCTGTTAACGAGCCGAAAAGAGCTGCCGCCAACGGCTGACACCAAGTCGATGATGATGGTGGATCATAGAGGCCAGCCTCCAGAACTGGCGGCTCTTCCGACCCCGGAATCCACACCGGTGCTGCAGCAAAAGACCTTGCAGTCCATGAAAAGTCAGTTGGACAAAGCCCAAAACAACCTCAGTGCTTCTAGAAAAGAAGCCCCCCTGAAGAGCCCTCAGTTTTTCCCGTCCAGCCCTCCACCCCATTCTCCTTTAAGTCATGGGCATATCCCCAGCGCCATCGTCCTCCCGAACGCCACCCACGATTACAATATGTCCTTCTCAAATTCGAACGCGCACAAAGCAGACAAAAAGATGCAGAACGTGGACCACCCGCATGCAAAGTCGTCGAGCAAAAGAGACCACAGAAGGTCTGTCGACTCTAGGAACACCTTGAACGATTTCCTGAAACATTTGAGCGAAACGCCGAATAATCCCAAAGCCatcatgggagacctccaagtgaGTCACCAGACTTTGATGCTGGATCCAATGGGGAATATGTCCGAGATTCCTCCTAAAGTCCCTAACCGAGAAGCGTCGTTGTATTCTCCCCCATCCACCCTCCCGCGAAACAGCCCGACAAAACGGGTGGATGTCCCCACCACGCCTGCTGCGCCAATGGCCTCTTTAGAACGACAGAGGGGCTACCACAAAAGTTCGTCGCAGAGGCATTCTATATCAGCCCTTCCTAAAAACTTAAACTCGCCCAATGGCGTGCTGCTATCCAGGCAGCCTAGTGTTAATCGTGGAGGATACATGCCTCCTGCTGCGGGAACAAAGATGGACTACATGCAAGGGACGCCGGTGAGCGTGCACCTACAGCCTTCCTTATCCAGGCAAAGCAGTTACACAAGCAATGGGACACTTCCTCGGACAGGAGTAAAGAGGACGCCCTCGCTAAAGCCTGACGTGCCACCCAAACCCTCATTTGTTCCCCAGACACCTTCAGTCAGACCACTGAACAAGTACAGCTACTAA